CCCTGGTATTGGCTACTTACCCCCCATGGTATTGGCTACTTACCCCCATGGTATTGACTACTTACCCCCTGGTATTGGCTACttacctccatggtattgactacTTACCCCCGGTATTGACTACTTACCCCCAGGTATTGGCTACTTACCCCCCATGGTATTGACTACTTACTCCCCAGTATTGGCTACttacctccatggtattgactacTTACCCCCCGGTATTGGCTACTTACCCCACCCCCAGGTATTGGCCACTTACCCCCCGGTATTGGCTACTTACCCCCCATGGTATTGACTACTTACCCCCATGGTATTGACTACTTACCCCCCAGGTATTGGCTACttacctccatggtattgactacTTACCCACCAGGTATTGGCTACTTACCCACCAGGTATTGGCTACTTACCCCCCATGGTATTGACTACTTACCCCTCGGTATTGGTTACTTACCTCCATGGTATTGGCTACTTACCCCCATGGTATTGActacttaccccccccccccccggtattgacTACTTACCCCCCCAGGTCGTGGCTACTTACCCCCCAGGTAGGCACAGTTGTAATAACTGCATTTCCTATTGGTGCTCTGCAGGGTGATCTTGTTCTGTTCCTTATCATACATTGTGACCTGAAACACTTCATTTATTGGAATCAGGACGTCCTTAAACCTGGGATCGAACTTCTGCAGTTCCACCCCAAAGCATGTGTTAATGAATGTTGATGGGTTACCCGATTGTTTTTCCGCCTTAATCTCAGTCAAAGTTGCAAAAATCTGTCCCAATCTTACTGTGGCCTGAGGATCAGATGGCGGTACAAAGTGATTAGTATAGTGGTAGGTGGACATGGTTTTTTCTTCACACCCAGGGTTAATCACGGTCATAGCTCTGGTAAGATAGAAATGTAATGAATGGAACCTGAAATTTTCGGGATTTTGGCCATACCACGCCACAGCTTGGTTCAGATTTCGAAAGATATGTAAATCCATAAAGGTAAGTGTTAATATCGCTATCCCATATTCCTCCTTAAAACCATCAGGAAGACGCCCCACCAATAGTTTTCGTTGTTGCCATAAAGCAGAGGCGTTTTTCCAGGCAATGTCAAACTCGGGAGTCTGCAATCGTTCCTTCTTCAATATCTCTGGAGCTTTGGATTCCATTTTGTCGGTGCATCCCTCATATTGGTCATCAAATGAATCCTCGgacatttgcagcagccattgctTACACAACACCTTGGAGATAAATACAATATGTTCTGAGTGATGTACAAAGAGCAGAGGGGGGGAGACATGAACAGAAATGAAAATGCAGGTCCAAACAATAGGAAAGGAGGAAAGGGGGACCAATTACCCAAACGAGACCTGTTCTTGACCCGTGGAGAAGAGCGCGATTGCTTGGTCCTAAAGCGATGGATTCCAGTTCTTGGGCTTACTGGTTCAGAATGGCTTACATTGCATTgcagctgtgtgtgagtatggcTACTGCCAACATGACTATTCACAGCATGACTACTCCCAACATGGCTACTCACAGCATGGCTACTCCCAACATGACTACTCACAGTATGGTTACTCACAACATGACTACTCACAGCATGACTACTCACAGCATGGCTACTCACAACATGGCTACTCACAGCATGGCTACTCCCAACATGACTACTCACAGCATGGCTACTCACAGTATGGCTACTGCCAACATGACTACTCATAGCATGGCTACTCACAGTATGGTTACTCACAGTATGGCTACTCACAGTATGGCTACCCTCAGTATGGTTACTCACAGTATGGCTACTCCCAACATGACTACTGACAGCACGGCTACTCACAGTATGGTTACTAACAGTATGGCTACTCACAGTATGGCTACTCACAGCATGGCTACTCACAGTATGGCTACTCCCAACATGACTACTCACAGCATGGCTACTCACAGTATGGCTACTCCCAACATGACTACTCACAGCATGGCTACTCACAGTATGGTTACTCACAGTATGGCTACTCACAGTATGGCTACCCTCAGTATGGTTACTCACAGTATGGCTACTCACAGTATGGCTACTCCCAACATGACTACTGACAGCATGGCTACTCACAGTATGGTTACTGACAGTATGGCTACTCACAGTATGGCTACTCACAGTACAGCTACTCACAGTATGGCTACCTTACTCACAGCATGGTTATTCACAATATGGCTACTCACAACATGGCTACTCACAGTATGGCTACTCCCAACATGACTACTGACAGCATGGCTACTCACAGTATGGTTACTGACAGTATGGCTACTCACAGTATGGCTACTCCCAACATGACTACTGACAGCATGGCTACTCACAGTATGGTTACTGACAGTATGGCTACTCACAGTATGGTTACTGACAGTATG
This sequence is a window from Leptodactylus fuscus isolate aLepFus1 chromosome 2, aLepFus1.hap2, whole genome shotgun sequence. Protein-coding genes within it:
- the LOC142193512 gene encoding ecto-ADP-ribosyltransferase 5-like, with amino-acid sequence MLAVLCKQWLLQMSEDSFDDQYEGCTDKMESKAPEILKKERLQTPEFDIAWKNASALWQQRKLLVGRLPDGFKEEYGIAILTLTFMDLHIFRNLNQAVAWYGQNPENFRFHSLHFYLTRAMTVINPGCEEKTMSTYHYTNHFVPPSDPQATVRLGQIFATLTEIKAEKQSGNPSTFINTCFGVELQKFDPRFKDVLIPINEVFQVTMYDKEQNKITLQSTNRKCSYYNCAYLGGTKSRNCSYRSKSSGEEPKDYDIRQSVTRLENVQGNEQQMLRKTQESTRILRKTSLLLHKYVAPVVQTKPAFLVSGEKDLKISLSEIEIKTVLRSTHGFSSGICSRR